A window from Canis lupus familiaris isolate Mischka breed German Shepherd chromosome 18, alternate assembly UU_Cfam_GSD_1.0, whole genome shotgun sequence encodes these proteins:
- the DUS4L gene encoding tRNA-dihydrouridine(20a/20b) synthase [NAD(P)+]-like gives MKSDCIPTTICQERKKDPIEMLHSGQLVKVCAPMVRYSKLAFRTLVRKYGCDLCYTPMIVAADFVRSIKARDSEFTTNQGDCPLIVQFAANDARLLSDAARIVCPYANGIDINCGCPQRWAMAEGYGACLINKPELVRDMVKQVRNQVENPRFSVSIKIRIHDDLTRTIDLCRKAEATGVSWITVHGRTVEERHQPVHYEAIKIIKENMSIPVIANGDIRSLKEAENVWHITGTDGVMVARGLLANPAMFAGYNETPLQCIWDWIDIALELGTPYMCFHQHLMYMMEKITSRQEKRVFNALSSTSAVLDYLTDHYGI, from the exons ATGAAGAGTGACTGCATACCAACCACAAtatgtcaagaaagaaaaaaagatccaatAGAAATGCTTCATTCTGGGCAGCTGGTAAAAGTCTGTGCCCCAATGGTTCGATATTCAAA GTTGGCTTTTAGAACATTAGTAAGAAAATATGGTTGTGATCTGTGCTATACACCAATGATAGTTGCTGCTGATTTTGTCAGATCAATAAAAGCCCGAGACAGTGAATTTACTACAAACCAAG GTGATTGCCCATTGATTGTTCAGTTTGCTGCTAATGATGCGAGACTTTTATCTGATGCTGCTCGTATTGTCTGTCCTTATGCGAATGGCATAGACATTAACTGCGGTTGCCCTCAGAG GTGGGCAATGGCAGAAGGTTATGGAGCTTGCTTAATAAACAAGCCAGAGCTTGTTCGAGATATGGTGAAACAAGTAAGAAATCAAGTGGAAAATCCCAGATTTTCAGTATCTATTAAAAtaag GATCCATGATGACCTTACAAGAACTATAGATCTTTGTCGAAAGGCTGAGGCAACAGGAGTTTCTTGGATTACAGTCCATGGAAGAACTGTTGAAGAAAGACATCAGCCAGTTCACTATGAGgccattaaaataattaaggaaaacaTGTCTATACCTGTAATTGCTAACGGAGACATCAGAAGcttaaaagaagcagaaaatgtgTGGCATATTACTGGGACAGATG gTGTGATGGTTGCAAGAGGACTCTTAGCAAACCCTGCCATGTTTGCTGGCTATAACGAAACCCCGCTGCAGTGCATCTGGGACTGGATTGACATTGCTCTTGAACTTGGAACTCCTTATATGTGTTTCCATCAACATTTAATGTACATGATGGAAAAAATAACTTCAAGGCAGGAAAAAAGAGTGTTTAATGCTTTGTCAAGCACATCAGCAGTTTTAGATTACCTTACAGACCATTATGGGATTTGA